A region of the Stieleria neptunia genome:
CATGCGGGGGTCGTGAAGGTCAAAGTTCGTGACGCGATCGAGTTCACCCAGTTTCGTGTCGCCGGGGGCCTCGTAAGTGTTTGGCCCGATCTGCACGATTCGCTGCGGGGCATCCGTGCGGTGCGTCAACGATCCGAAAATCGACCGCAGCACGTCGTTGACGGTGATGAACCCCGCCACGCCGCCGAATTCATTCAGCACGGCGGCGGCGCTGGCCTTGCTCTTGACGAAAAAGTCGAACATTTCATCGACGGTTTTTGTCAACGGCACGACAATCGGTGGGCGGACGATGTCCTCCACCGCCAACGTCGAATAGTCGGCGCCATCCAGGTGCAGCCGAACGACGTCGTCATCGTGCAGAAATCCGATCAGGTTGTCACGGTGATTGCGGTAGACCGGCACCCGTGAATGCCGCTCCTGACTGAAACGTTGGATGATCTCGGCCACGCCCGCATCCGCATTCAAAAACACCGTGCTGGTGCGAGGTGTCATGATCTTGACGATCTCGGTCGCGCCGGCGGACAGCAGGTTGTTGATCAGTGTTCGTGCGGTGATGTTCAGCTTGCCGGTCTCGACGACGTCTTCGATCACGCTGCGGAACTCGTCAATTTGAAGAATGTTGGACGGTTCACGTTGGGGCCCCACGATCCAAGTCGTGATGCGGTCGGAAACGATGCGGACCAGCCAACGGATCGGCCCGATCAATCGCACCCACCGCCACAGTGGGCCGGCAACGATTCCCGCACTGATCCGTCGCGGATTGGTGACCGCGATGGTCTTGGGGGTCACTTCGCCGACCAACAGCAACAGGGGAAACATCACCAGCACCGCGATCCAACCCGCTTTGGCTTCCCCGTAGAGTGCGACCAGAATCCCGGTCATGTTGGCGACCGCGGCGATGTTCACCAGTTCGTTTCCGCACAATATCGACACGATCAGCCGCCGTGGTTCGTCCAACAGAGCCTGCAGTTTTTCGGCATGTCGATGCCGCGTCTGACGCAGTTGTTGAAAGTCCACGTGGGAGAGGGAAAACAACGCCGTCTCGGAACCGGAAAAGAACGCCGAACCACACAGCAAGATCACCTGAATCAGGTAACGCAGCAACATGTCCGCCTGGAAGAGTTGCGAGGTATCCAACGCAAAATAATCGACGATCGTCTGCCAACTGCTAACGGCGGGGATCAGATCGTTCATGGTTTCTCGCAGAGCAACGCGTTGGTCGTCGGCTAGGACGAGAGTTGTTCGCTGGTCAGGAACTGGGACACGGCAGAAACTTTCCCCAGGGCGATCAACACGTCATCGGGGCGAATCATCGTCGCGGCCGTTGGCGGCAGCAGGATCTCGCCGTCGGCACGTCGGATGGCGACGATGATGACTCCGCGGTTGCGAAAATCGGTTGCCGATAGGGGGTGATTGGCACACGGCGATTCGGCCGTCACGCGGATCTCGGCTAGGTCCAACGCGGTGCCTGAACCGGTGCCGGTGACGAACTCGAAAAAGTCTTCGACCTGTGGATTGATCAACAGTTGCGCCATCGTCGCGGCGCCGGAGCTGAGCAGGCTGACCACGCGGTTGGCCCCCGCCTTTTCCATTTTGTACGCACTGTCCTCGTCCATCGCCCGGACAATGATCTGCAAATTTGGAGCGATCAGGCGGGCCGATAAGACGACGTACAGGTTGTCGGCATCGCTGTCCAAGACGACCGCCATGCCGCGGGCACGCTCGATGCCGGCGTCCAGCAGCGTGCGGTCACTGGTCGCGTCGTCACGGACGCAAGGCCAACCGAGTTCTTCGCACTTGGCCAGTTTCTCTTCGTTTTGGTCGACGACGACGAACTTCAATTTCCGGTCCGCCAGGTGGCGACAAATCGTCCGGCCCATGCGGCCGAAGCCACAGATAATGAAATGATCCTGCATCGCCTTGAGCGCCGAATTCATGCCTCGTCTCCTCAACCAAGTTCTTAATTCGGCGCGTACGATCATTTCGCCCAATTGCACGACGGCGAATAAAAACACGCCCAATCCAAAGACCAGATAGACCATCACGAAGACACGGCCTTTGGCCGAGAGCGGCCGGACTTCGTCGAAACCCACCGTGCTCAACGTGATCACCGTCATGTACGCCGAATCCAGCAGCGACCACCCTTCCACCAACCAAAACCAGCTGACACCGACCAGCGTCAGAATCACGAGCACGGTGATGATCCAAGCCAATCGATGCATCGATTCTCTGTGGTGGCGGGAATTCATTGGCAAGCGGCCAGCTTCGCAGCCACCAGCATACGCGGTCCGTCATGGCCTCGCTCCGTCGGAGCACTGCTCAGATCGACTTTCGAATCCGTTTGAATCCTTCGCTAATCTCGCCGCCGACCAGCTTGAGCGAATCCCAAACGTCTTCGGCGGTTTCTTCGACGGCATCTTTGAGCGGGTCGTAACGGCGATTCAGTTCGTCAAGTTTATCTTCGAGTGCTTGCCATTCTTGTTGCAGTTCCATTTTGCCGAGGTGGACTTTCAGCTTCAGTTCATCGCGTTCTTGTTTGAGGTCGTGGATCAAGGCGGCAAGGAGTTCGCTTTTTCTTGTGGACATCGACGGCCTCTTGGGATGGGGGGAGCGGGACTGGCTTGGAATCACTCAGGTGTGCACGATTCGTGCCAATTTCACGTACCGGCGTCGGGTTTGCGATCCCCGCGTGTTTGTGTGTGGTTGGGATAGCGTTTCCGCCAACTCCATTTGTGCAATTCCATCACGGGAAGAATCGTAAGCGATAATAGAACCAAGATTCCCCAGTGTTTGGGGGCGAGCGGTTCGGCGCCTAGCACGAACTGGCCCCAAGCGGTGTGCATGGCCGCCAAGTGGATGCAGAACGCGGTGATCGCGCCGGCCAGCAAGATGGGACTGCGGAGCGGTGACATCACCAGGGCCGATTTCGTCTCGGAGCGACAGTTGCCGATGTGGACGTTCTCAAACAAGACCATCAACAATAATAATGCGTTTCGCGCCGAATCGACTTCCGCGTCGGTTGCACCCTCGGGTAGAAACCAGCGAAACGTGGTGAATCCGATGATGCCCATCACGACCGCCGCGATCGCCGTCCGCTCGATCATCAGCTGATTGAAAATTCGCTCCTTGGGTGAGCGTGGTTGACGCGACAGCACGCCCCCTTCATTGGGCTCAAACGCCAGCGCGACGTCCTGAATCCCGTTGGTGACCAGGTTCAGCCAGAGGATTTGGACCGGCATCAGGGGCAGATAGGGCGTGCCGGTTCCCACCGCCAGGGCCATCAGCACTAGTTCAGCCGCACCGGTGGAGATCAGCAGGTAGATCACCTTGCGAATATTGTCGTACGCCACGCGGCCTTCTTCGATGCCGGCAACGATCGTGGCGAAATTGTCGTCGCTGATCACCAGCTCGCCGGCTTCCCGGGCGACGTCGGTGCCGCTCTTGCCCATCGCCACACCGACATTTGCCGCCTGCAGCGCGGGGGCGTCATTGACGCCGTCGCCGGTGACGGCAACAAAGTGACCCGCCATGCGGGCGGCGTTGACAATCTCCAGTTTCTGCCGCGGTGCGACCCGGGCAAAGACGCGGATGTTGCGAACCAGTTCCGCCAGTTCGTCCGGACTTTTCTGCTGCAGCTGTTCGCCCGTCATCACCTGGCTCTCGTCATCGGCCAGCGCCAGGTCGCGGGCGATCGCCAACGCCGTCACGCGGTGGTCGCCGGTGATCATCGAGACCGAAACGCCGGCCTCGCCGCAGGACTGCACGGCGTTTTTGACACCCGGCCGGAGTGGATCGATCATGCCGACAAAGCCCAGGAAACGCAATCGCGAAGGCGGCGGCGGGACTTCATCGGATTCGATGGGGTGATCCAGTCGCTGATCCGCCAGAGCCAGAATTCGATAGCCCTGCGCCGCCATCCGCACTGCCGTCGCGTCCCACTCGGCCGGCGAGACCTCGCCGCAACTCGCTTCGCTGCACATCGCCAAAACGCGTTCCGGAGCGCCCTTGATGAACACCGAGACGCCACCCGCGACGCGGTTGTAGGACGCGGCAAACTGATACTCCGGCTCGAACGGAATCTGGTTGACCTGGGGATGGGAATCGAGCGTCGACTCATGGTTCCAACCAAGCTTGTGACCAAACGCCAAGAAAGCAATGTCCACCGCATCACCTCGCCACGTCCACGATCCGTCGTGCTGATGCAGGTCGGCTTCATTGCAGAGGACCCCGGCACGCGCCAACCTTTCCAGCGGCTCATGACTTCCCGGTTCCAACGGTTTGCCGTCTTGCAAGACTTCACCCGAAGGACGAAATCCTTCCCCGGTGACTTGAAACATTTCGCCGTCGGGCAAACAGACCTGGCGAACGGTCAGCTCGTTGCAGGTCAGCGTTCCGGTCTTGTCGGTGGCGATCAGCGTGCAGCTGCCGAGTCCCTCCACGGCGGTCAGACGCCGCACGATCAGCCCACGCCCCGCCATCCGAGTCGTCGCGATCGCCAACGCCACCGTCATCGCCACCGGCAGCCCCTCGGGAATCGCCGAGACCGCCAAGGCGACGGCAAACATGAACATCTCCTCCGCCGAATAGCCGCCGAACCCGACACCCAAGGCACCGATGATGGTTGCCGCGACGAGCACCGCAACCGCGATCACTTGCGTGAAGCGTTCCATCCGCACCAGCAGCGGAGGACGCCCACCGGATTCGCCCAGCACGTCCAACGCCAATTGGCCCACGCTGGTCGCCGTTCCCGTGGCGACCACCAACCCCTTGGCGCGCCCGCGAGTGATGATCGAACCGGCATACGTCATGTTCAATCGATCGGCCACCGGTGTCGCCTCGCCGCCAATCCAGCCGGGTTCTTTCACCACCGGCAACGATTCGCCCGTCAACAGCGACTCATCCGACTCCAGCCCGTGGGCCGAGAGCAAGCGAATGTCCGCCGGCACGCGGTTTCCCGATTCCAGCCACACGATGTCTCCCGGCACCACGTCCTCCGCTTGCACCTCGCGCACCTTCCCGTCGCGATGCACCGAGGCGCGGATTTGGAGCAGCTTTTTCAGCGCGTGGCTACTCTGTTCGGCCTTCCATTCTTGGAACGAACCGATCACGGCGTTGAGCACCAGCACGCCGGCAATAAACGCCGCGTCCTTCACATCCCCCAAGGCCACCGAAACCGATGCCGCCAAGGCGAGGATGTAGATCAACGGACTGCGGAACTGGCGCAGCACAATCGCCCACAACGGCGTCGGCGGTTTTCGCGGCAGATGGTTCGGACCGTATCGGGCTAAACGCGCCGCCGCCTCGGTTTCGCTGAGCCCATGCTCGCCCGCTTCGAGTTTCCGCACGACGCCGTCCACGTCCAGCGCATGCCAGGCCAACAATGTCTGTGAACAATGATCCATGGTCGATGGCGAACTGAATTCGTGTGACGAGCGTCCTGATGGCGGACCGTCTGCCGGTTCCGATCTGGAATCAGTCTACGCGACCTTGAGAATGCTGTTTCCAGTGTTTTTCAATAAGCCGGGTTCATTTTGTGTTGACGACATACGTTTCGGCGACGCCCAAGCCCTCTGGATCGTCGTCACTGCGCGGATGTGCACAGTCGAGGTGCCCGCGCCGGAGCATCTCCAGCAATTTCATTGGGCGAACGATCAAAAACACGACCCACGGATGGCAGCGTGAACCCACGGATTTTTTACACCCTGTCATCCGTGGGTTCGCGCTGCCATCTGTGGGCTCAGTAATCATTCAACTCGTTCCCAGGCGGAGCCCGGGAACAAGGGAGGGAGTGTTTCCGACAAAAACCTACAACTCCATCAAGAAACATTTATTGACACCTCGTGACGTGGCGATATATTGATATAAGAAAACCACGGAGATGCGATGACCGCCAAAGCGAACCCCCAGAATCAAACGAAGCCGCCCGGGCATGTCGGTGACTTTGCCCTGGCAGCAGAGTGCCTCAAAACACTCGCCCACCCGGTCCGGCTGCGGATCGTGCAGTTGTTGTTGCACGTCCGTTACACCGTCGGCGAAATCGCCAAGGACTGTGAGACCCAGGACAACGTGGCGTCGGAGCACTTGCGGCTGTTGCAACGCTGTGGCTTTTTGGTCAGCCAACGCGAGGGACGCAAGGTCTACTACCAAGTTGCCGAACCCCACTTGGCGCAATTGATGGCTTGCATCGAAGGCCGCTTTTTGACCTGCGGAATCGAGTGAAACGCCGGGCCCCGGAATCCCGCCCCTTTTTTTATCACGACATCTCGTCGCATTGCGACATGACGAGTATTTGGAAATCACAAACGGAACCGAGAGGAAAATCGAATGCAGACCATTGATGTGAAGCGATTGGCCGAGGCACAGGGGCGTACCGAAGTCGACGTCATCGACGTCCGTATGCCGACGGAGTATCGCGCGGTCCACGCGGAGTGTGCGCGGAACGTTCCCTTGGAATCGCTTGATCCCCGCCGTGTGATGGCCGAGCGAAACGGATCTGCCGATCGGCCCTTGTATGTCATCTGCCGCGGCGGGAACCGTTCAAAACAGGCCTGCCAGACATTCATCGACGCGGGGTTTGAAAACGTCGTCAACGTCGAAGGCGGCACACTGGCGTGGGACAAAGCGGGGCTTCCCGTGGTGCGCGGCAAGAAGTCGTTGCCGCTACCGCAGCAGATGCAAATCACCGCCGGGACGTTGACGGTGCTGGGCGTCGTCTTGGCGCAGTTCGTTCACCCGGCCTTCGTGGCGCTCTCCGCGTTCATCGGTGCGGGGCTGGTGTTTGCCGGGCTGACGGGTTATTGCCCGATGTCGTCGATGATCGCCAAGATGCCATGGAACCAGTGTGTCGACGGGGGTTGTGAAGGGTCATGTTCGGCCTAGCCATCCTGTTCGGCAGCATCGTCGGCTTCGCGCTGGGATTGACCGGGGGCGGCGGCGGCGTGTTCGCGGTCCCGCTGTTGGTTTACGGCCTGGGCGTTGCACCGCGCGAGGCGGTCGGGATCTCGCTGGCCGCGGTCGGCGGCACGGCGCTCTCGGGGGCGATCCCACGCTTGGTTCGCGGCGAGGTCGAATTGCGGACGGGTTTCCTATTCGCAGTCGCCGGCATGCTGGGCGCGCCCTTGGGTTCGTACTTATCGAAGCTCGTTCCCGAGAATGCCCTGTTGCTGATGTTCGCGCTGTTGATGTTCGTCGTCGCCTCTCGCATGTGGGCCAAGGCCAAGAACCCGAAGGTGGCCAGCGGAGTTTGCACGACCGAAAGCGAACCGGGGCGGGACCGCAGTGCATGTCAGCGGGACGCCGACGGCAAGCTGCGGTTGACCTCTCGTTGTGCCCGGTTGCTGGTCTACGTGGGGCTGATGACGGGTGTGCTGTCGGGCATGTTCGGCGTCGGCGGTGGGTTTGTGATCGTCCCGGCGCTGGTGTTGTTCAGCGGGATGGCGATCCATCAAGCCGTCGGAACGTCGTTGTTTGTGATCGTCCTGGTCAGCATCAGCGGAGTGGCATCCCACATCGCCGGCGGCAACGAGTTATCGCTTCAAACGACGCTGCAATTCTTGGTGGGTGGTTTCGCGGGCATGTGGCTGGGCGGCGTCATCGCGACGTGTCTGAAAGGTCCCACGCTTCAAAAAACATTTTCGATCGCGGTCGTGTTGGTCGCGGTCTTTGTGATCTTCAAATCAGTGGTGTTGTAATCCAACCCCGTACCTTCAGGAGGGAACACGAATCATGTTGCTGAAATATTTTTACGACCAGAAACTCGCCCACGCGTCTTACATGGTCGGCTGCCAGCGGGCGGGCGTGGCCGTCGTCGTGGATCCCGGCCGCGACATCGATCAGTACCTGGCGATGGCGGATCAAGAGGGGTTCCAAGTCACCGCGGTTGCCGAGACACACCTTCATGCCGACTATGTTTCCGGTGCCCGTGAGCTTGCCGACCGGGTCAACGCCAAACTGTACGTGTCCGACGAAGGGCCCGACGAGTGGAAGTACCAATTCCTCGACGGATACGACAGCGAACGTTTGCACGACGGCGATCACTTCATGGTCGGCAACATCCGCTTCGACGTCATGCACACGCCCGGGCACACGCCCGAAAGCATCTCGTTCGTGTTGACCGACCAAGGCGGCGGCGCCGACAAACCGATGGGCATCTTCACCGGCGACTTTGTGTTCGTCGGTTCGATCGGGCGACCGGATCTGCTCGAAGAAGCCGCGGGAATGGTGGGCACAGCACAAAGCGGTGCGCGCGATCTGTTCGCGTCGGTCGAGCGTTTCAAGACGCTGCCGGATTATCTGCAAGTCTGGCCCGCCCACGGCGCCGGCAGCGCTTGCGGCAAGGGGCTTGGTGCGATCCCGTCGTCCACGGTGGGCTACGAGAAACGGTTCAACCCCGCGCTTCAGTTCAGCGACGAAGAAGCGTTCGTGCAATACATTCTGGCCGACCAGCCCGAGGCTCCCAAATACTTTGCGGTGATGAAACGTGTGAACAAGCAGGGACCACGCATTCTCGGCATGGGACACCACCACAAGATGCTGGACGTCGCCGGGCTTGTCGACGCCGTCCGCTTGGGGACGGTGGTCGATTTGACGCCATCGCCCGAGTACGCCAAAGGGCACGTTCCCGGGACGATCAATCTGCCCCTGGACATGTTGTCGACTTGGGCGGGATGGTTGGTCGATTACGACCGACCGGCGTACCTGATTTGCCGGCCCGAGCAATTGGAGGAAGCGGCTCGTGTGCTGCACAAGATCGGCGTCGAAGAGATTGCGGGCGGCTATGACATGGAAGCGGTGCAAGCGTCCGGGATGGCAACCGAAACCTACGCCACCGGATCGCCGGCCGACCTATCGCACAGCATCGAAGCGGGTGAAGTGCAACTGATCGACGTGCGGTCGCAAGAGGAATGGAATGCGGGGCACATCGAACAAGCTCGACATCACTTCCTGGGGCGTTTGCCAGAGAGTGCCGATCAGTTGCCAAACGACCAGACGTTGGTCGTCCAGTGTCGCAGCGGTGCACGCTCGGCGATCGGAGCCAGCGTCCTGCAGGCTGCGGGATTGAAAAACGTCATCAACCTGACCGGCGGATATGTCGCCTGGAAGGCCGACGGATTGCCGAGTGTGAAGTCGCAACCGGCGATGAGCAGTTGATCGGGCATCAACGCCCCCGAGTTTGCCTCCATTTTCCTGCTGAAAAAGTTTGGACTTCCCGCCTTGTACTGGCACGGCATGCTGCAGGGTCGCGTTTAGGCGACTTGCTTTACCGACAAGGCTCACTCACTCAACGAATCCTCACTGAAACACTTGCAGCCTCAGTGAAACACTCAGTACAGACCAATGAACGCCCTCTCAAGAGTCCAAATCAACCTCCTGGCCTGCACCCTGTTGCTCGGATGCACACAGGTCCTTTCACAAGATTTCGAACCGCTGCCCAAGAGTGCCGCGCAGCAAGGCGACACCGACGAGAAAATTGCTTTGGGCAAGAAGCTCTACTTTGATCCACGGCTCTCGGCCACCGGAACGGTTTCCTGTAACACCTGTCACAATCTGATGGAAGGCGGCGACGACGGACGTCCCACGTCGATGGGAGTCGATGGTTTGACGGGGCCGCGAAACGCGCCGACGGTGTGGAACTCGGTGTTCCAGGCGTCGCAGTTTTGGGATGGTCGCGTGCCGACGCTGGAAGACCAAGCCAAAGGCCCGATGGTTGCGGACGTCGAGATGGGAATGGCCGGTCACGATCAGGTGATCGGCCGCATTCAAGCGATCCCCGGCTACATCCGTAAATTTGAATCGGTGTTTGGCCCCAGCGACGCGGTCACGATTGAAAACGCGGTAGAGGCCATTGCCGCCTTTGAACGGACGCTGATCACGCCGGATTCCGCTTTCGATCGGTATCTCTCGGGAGACAAAGTCGCGATGAGCGACGTTCAAATCCGGGGGATGGAATTGTTTGAATCGACCGGATGCACGGAATGCCACTCCGGTCCGGCGTTCAACGGATGGCAGCCCGGCAGCGATGGCGAATTCGTCGAATTTCCTCGCATCACCGATTCCACTTTTGTCAAAAAATATGACCTGATTTCCGATTTGGGGCGGTCCAACGCGACGGGTGATCGCAGCGATGACCATTACTTTAAAACACCGACTTTGCGGAACATCACCCTGACCGCTCCGTATCTGCACAACGGACGCGTCGGTTCGCTGTCTGAAACCGTTCGCTTGATGGCCAGCACCCAGCTGGATGCGGAGCTGAGCGACGACGAAGTCGCCGAACTGGTCGCGTTCCTGTCCGCGTTGGAAGGCCGATTTCCCGAAATCGCACTCCCGCGGCTGCCATCGCGACTCGGTGAATCCGTACTGCAACAGCCGGAAGCCGCCAAGGGCTTTGGCGACGCAACAGGGCACTGACATCAGAGCCGAGTTTCGAGAACCTTCCTTCAACCTGAGAAACGAAAATGACGACAACACAGACGATCGAGAATTTACAGAAAGCGTTGTCCATGGAACTCACCGCCCAGCACCAATACCAACTTCACGCCTGTGTGCTTGATGATTGGGGAATGGGGCTGTTGGCGACAACGATGCGTGAAGAAATGCAGGAGGAGCTGGGGCACTCGCAGGAATACTTGCAGCGGATCTTGTTTCTCAACGGCGAACCGAGACTGGAGTTTGCGAAGTTGCCCGTGCGAGCACATTCTTTGAAGCAGATGTTTGAAATGGATCTCGCCGACGAGAAAGAAGCGATCGAGTTCTACACCTCCGCATCGTTCCGAGCGTTCGAGGACCGAGATATCGGGACCCGGCAGCTGTTCGAAAAGATCGCCTTGGACGAAGAGGGGCACATGAGT
Encoded here:
- a CDS encoding hemolysin family protein yields the protein MNDLIPAVSSWQTIVDYFALDTSQLFQADMLLRYLIQVILLCGSAFFSGSETALFSLSHVDFQQLRQTRHRHAEKLQALLDEPRRLIVSILCGNELVNIAAVANMTGILVALYGEAKAGWIAVLVMFPLLLLVGEVTPKTIAVTNPRRISAGIVAGPLWRWVRLIGPIRWLVRIVSDRITTWIVGPQREPSNILQIDEFRSVIEDVVETGKLNITARTLINNLLSAGATEIVKIMTPRTSTVFLNADAGVAEIIQRFSQERHSRVPVYRNHRDNLIGFLHDDDVVRLHLDGADYSTLAVEDIVRPPIVVPLTKTVDEMFDFFVKSKASAAAVLNEFGGVAGFITVNDVLRSIFGSLTHRTDAPQRIVQIGPNTYEAPGDTKLGELDRVTNFDLHDPRMTTIAGVAFRHIDRLPCVGDQTVVDGITITVLEMDEHRIARVRVSRGETDALDTETGAPE
- a CDS encoding potassium channel family protein; this translates as MHRLAWIITVLVILTLVGVSWFWLVEGWSLLDSAYMTVITLSTVGFDEVRPLSAKGRVFVMVYLVFGLGVFLFAVVQLGEMIVRAELRTWLRRRGMNSALKAMQDHFIICGFGRMGRTICRHLADRKLKFVVVDQNEEKLAKCEELGWPCVRDDATSDRTLLDAGIERARGMAVVLDSDADNLYVVLSARLIAPNLQIIVRAMDEDSAYKMEKAGANRVVSLLSSGAATMAQLLINPQVEDFFEFVTGTGSGTALDLAEIRVTAESPCANHPLSATDFRNRGVIIVAIRRADGEILLPPTAATMIRPDDVLIALGKVSAVSQFLTSEQLSS
- a CDS encoding cation-translocating P-type ATPase, whose translation is MDHCSQTLLAWHALDVDGVVRKLEAGEHGLSETEAAARLARYGPNHLPRKPPTPLWAIVLRQFRSPLIYILALAASVSVALGDVKDAAFIAGVLVLNAVIGSFQEWKAEQSSHALKKLLQIRASVHRDGKVREVQAEDVVPGDIVWLESGNRVPADIRLLSAHGLESDESLLTGESLPVVKEPGWIGGEATPVADRLNMTYAGSIITRGRAKGLVVATGTATSVGQLALDVLGESGGRPPLLVRMERFTQVIAVAVLVAATIIGALGVGFGGYSAEEMFMFAVALAVSAIPEGLPVAMTVALAIATTRMAGRGLIVRRLTAVEGLGSCTLIATDKTGTLTCNELTVRQVCLPDGEMFQVTGEGFRPSGEVLQDGKPLEPGSHEPLERLARAGVLCNEADLHQHDGSWTWRGDAVDIAFLAFGHKLGWNHESTLDSHPQVNQIPFEPEYQFAASYNRVAGGVSVFIKGAPERVLAMCSEASCGEVSPAEWDATAVRMAAQGYRILALADQRLDHPIESDEVPPPPSRLRFLGFVGMIDPLRPGVKNAVQSCGEAGVSVSMITGDHRVTALAIARDLALADDESQVMTGEQLQQKSPDELAELVRNIRVFARVAPRQKLEIVNAARMAGHFVAVTGDGVNDAPALQAANVGVAMGKSGTDVAREAGELVISDDNFATIVAGIEEGRVAYDNIRKVIYLLISTGAAELVLMALAVGTGTPYLPLMPVQILWLNLVTNGIQDVALAFEPNEGGVLSRQPRSPKERIFNQLMIERTAIAAVVMGIIGFTTFRWFLPEGATDAEVDSARNALLLLMVLFENVHIGNCRSETKSALVMSPLRSPILLAGAITAFCIHLAAMHTAWGQFVLGAEPLAPKHWGILVLLSLTILPVMELHKWSWRKRYPNHTQTRGDRKPDAGT
- a CDS encoding ArsR/SmtB family transcription factor, which encodes MTAKANPQNQTKPPGHVGDFALAAECLKTLAHPVRLRIVQLLLHVRYTVGEIAKDCETQDNVASEHLRLLQRCGFLVSQREGRKVYYQVAEPHLAQLMACIEGRFLTCGIE
- a CDS encoding rhodanese-like domain-containing protein; this translates as MQTIDVKRLAEAQGRTEVDVIDVRMPTEYRAVHAECARNVPLESLDPRRVMAERNGSADRPLYVICRGGNRSKQACQTFIDAGFENVVNVEGGTLAWDKAGLPVVRGKKSLPLPQQMQITAGTLTVLGVVLAQFVHPAFVALSAFIGAGLVFAGLTGYCPMSSMIAKMPWNQCVDGGCEGSCSA
- a CDS encoding sulfite exporter TauE/SafE family protein: MFGLAILFGSIVGFALGLTGGGGGVFAVPLLVYGLGVAPREAVGISLAAVGGTALSGAIPRLVRGEVELRTGFLFAVAGMLGAPLGSYLSKLVPENALLLMFALLMFVVASRMWAKAKNPKVASGVCTTESEPGRDRSACQRDADGKLRLTSRCARLLVYVGLMTGVLSGMFGVGGGFVIVPALVLFSGMAIHQAVGTSLFVIVLVSISGVASHIAGGNELSLQTTLQFLVGGFAGMWLGGVIATCLKGPTLQKTFSIAVVLVAVFVIFKSVVL
- a CDS encoding MBL fold metallo-hydrolase, yielding MLLKYFYDQKLAHASYMVGCQRAGVAVVVDPGRDIDQYLAMADQEGFQVTAVAETHLHADYVSGARELADRVNAKLYVSDEGPDEWKYQFLDGYDSERLHDGDHFMVGNIRFDVMHTPGHTPESISFVLTDQGGGADKPMGIFTGDFVFVGSIGRPDLLEEAAGMVGTAQSGARDLFASVERFKTLPDYLQVWPAHGAGSACGKGLGAIPSSTVGYEKRFNPALQFSDEEAFVQYILADQPEAPKYFAVMKRVNKQGPRILGMGHHHKMLDVAGLVDAVRLGTVVDLTPSPEYAKGHVPGTINLPLDMLSTWAGWLVDYDRPAYLICRPEQLEEAARVLHKIGVEEIAGGYDMEAVQASGMATETYATGSPADLSHSIEAGEVQLIDVRSQEEWNAGHIEQARHHFLGRLPESADQLPNDQTLVVQCRSGARSAIGASVLQAAGLKNVINLTGGYVAWKADGLPSVKSQPAMSS
- a CDS encoding cytochrome-c peroxidase, with translation MNALSRVQINLLACTLLLGCTQVLSQDFEPLPKSAAQQGDTDEKIALGKKLYFDPRLSATGTVSCNTCHNLMEGGDDGRPTSMGVDGLTGPRNAPTVWNSVFQASQFWDGRVPTLEDQAKGPMVADVEMGMAGHDQVIGRIQAIPGYIRKFESVFGPSDAVTIENAVEAIAAFERTLITPDSAFDRYLSGDKVAMSDVQIRGMELFESTGCTECHSGPAFNGWQPGSDGEFVEFPRITDSTFVKKYDLISDLGRSNATGDRSDDHYFKTPTLRNITLTAPYLHNGRVGSLSETVRLMASTQLDAELSDDEVAELVAFLSALEGRFPEIALPRLPSRLGESVLQQPEAAKGFGDATGH
- a CDS encoding bacterioferritin → MTTTQTIENLQKALSMELTAQHQYQLHACVLDDWGMGLLATTMREEMQEELGHSQEYLQRILFLNGEPRLEFAKLPVRAHSLKQMFEMDLADEKEAIEFYTSASFRAFEDRDIGTRQLFEKIALDEEGHMSWLELQLDLLDRMGEPAFIAKYME